Sequence from the Desulfofalx alkaliphila DSM 12257 genome:
AGAAAAACACCTTTTCTCCCTCCTAAACAAATTGATATATTTATTTTACAGCTGCAGTTAGTAACTGGCAACCCGCCCAAAACCTCTCTCTTACCCACAGGTACAGCCGGGCAAAAAAAATGACCAGCGTTTTCGCTTGGTCCAAGTAAATTAATGCAGGCGCGGTGTATATTATACACCACCTTAATAGTAGCATATTTCGCTAGAAAATAATAGAACCTTGTCAATATTTCGCAATAGGAAAAAAATAAAAAATTTTCACTATAGTCAAAAAAGGGTTTTCAGGCAGGAGCATGGCACTTTTAATCGAATGTTGTTTTGTGGAATAATATATATAATGTATAAAAATTCATTCAAGGAGCATTGGTATGCCTGCGATTTTGGGTAAAAAAATAATAGTTGTGGGCGGCGGAGCCGCCGGTTTAATGGCAGCCCTGGCTGCAGCCAATAACGGAGCCCAGGTTAAGGTGCTGGAACGTATGAATAGAGTGGGCAAAAAAATACTGGCCACCGGAAATGGGCGTTGCAATTTTACTAATATAAGCTCTAACATAGAGCGTTATTATCACGGAAAAAATCCCAGGTTTGTTTACGGAGCACTAAACAAGTTTAATGTGCAGCAAACAATGGAGTATTTTGAGTACCTGGGAATAGCGGCCAAAGTTGAGGAAGGCGGTAAAGTTTACCCCATGTCAGATCAGTCTTCCAGTGTATTAGATGTTCTGCGCTACCAACTGGAAAAACTGCATGTAACCACCGTTACCGATGCTGAGGTTGAAAATATCCATGTCAGTGAGGGTGAATTTATCGTAGACACCAAAGAAAAGGGAAGGTTTATTTCCCAGCGCCTAATATTGGCAACGGGCGGCAAAAGTTATCCCAACTTAGGGTCAAACGGCAGCGGCTACCAACTGGCAAAAAATCTGGGGCATCGCCTTGTGGAACCATTTCCTGCACTGGTGCAAGTGAAGCTGGCAGAAAAATTCTATAAACAAATTAAAGGCATAAAGTTTGTAGGAGACCTTGAAGTGGTGGTCAACGAAAAAACTATAATTAAGGCCACCGGGGAAATTTTATTTACCGAATATGGTATTTCCGGCCCGCCGGTACTGGCGGTGAGCAGAAAAGTTAATGAGATGCTGCGGAGCAATAAAAAGGTATATTTAAAACCGGTTATTTTAAAACAATTTACTCCTGGGCAGTTAGAACAAATGCTGCTTTATCGCTTTCAAACCCAGCCCCAGAAAACCTTGGCATTTAGTTTTGTGGGCCTGATTAATAAGCAGTTGGCCCCTGTGCTCTTGAAAGAGGCAGGTATAAAAGATATTAATAAACCGGCAGGGGACGTCACTGCCTCCGAAATTAAACAAATAGTATCAATATTGCAGGACTGGAGGCTTAAAGCCACCGGAACCAAAGGTTGGAATTCTGCCCAAGTTACTGCAGGGGGTGTTGATGTTCAGGATGTAAACCCAAAGACAATGGAATCTAAACTTGTACCCGGTTTATTTTTTGCCGGTGAACTGTTGGATATAGACGGAGATTGTGGTGGATTTAATTTGCAATGGGCCTGGTCATCGGGATATGTGGCAGGTGAAAATGCGGCCGTTTTATAGAGTTAACAAAAGTAAAATAAAAATTGAATATTATAAAAGGAATTCTTTGTTTTTTGGTGTAATATGTAAATATTTGATTATCCTGATGGGGGGGTAGTAAAATGGGAGAAAAGGGAGATTTGCGACAGTTAATTCTTAACGAGCTGAAAGACCTCAAAGAGTATCAAGAAAAAGTTAAGGACCACAAATATTTTAGTGCCAATGAAATAGATTATTTGCACTTTTATGATCAGTTTATTAAACAATTTTCAAAGGAGCAAATACTTGAGCAGTTAAACAAGCTGTACGATGAAGGGATTATTTCTGCGGTAAGAAACCCTAGGGGTGAGTTATTTGATATTCGCCTAAAGTAAAAAAAGCCGGGTGATTAAACCGGGCTTTAGTTTGCGTTCAGCATATGCCTTATGGCTAATTTTAAGTCCGCCAGCTCATGGTCGCTTAACGAACAACTGCAATGGGGGCAACCAATTAAATCTTCTTTTAGAATATCATGGGGGTTAAGACTAAATTGCATTTGGCAATTGGGGCAAGTAAAGTCAACCTTTATTTCCTTCAAAAGCAGCACCTCCTAAGTGTTATTATACACTTATATGCTAAAAGGAAAACTCCTTCCCCAAAACGAAGAATATTATTTAATAATTGAGGTAGCAATGAATGGATTATTAAGGGATGAAGTAATTAAATACATTAGAGACTTGATGCCCCCAAGGGATGAACTGTTGGTAAATATGGAATTGGAAGCAGCCCAAAAGATGGTGCCTATTGTTGAGCCGGAAGTGGCACAAATGCTTTATTGGCTGGCCTTGTCCCACAATGTTACCCGGGTGCTGGAAGTTGGCACTGCCATAGGTTACTCTACCCTTTGGCTGGCCAAAGCCGTTTTACCCAGGGGTGGTAGCATTACAACCATAGAAATTAATAAACCCCGTTATGAATCGGCCAAAAGCAACTTTAAAAGAGCGGGAGTAGAAGATGATATTAATTTAATCTTCGGTGATGCCAGAGAGTTAATTTATGAAATGACCGGTCCCTATGATTTTATATTTTTGGATGCTGCTAAAGGGAAGTATTTAGATTTTTTAGAGCAGTGCATAAACATTTTAACTCCCGGCGGTTTGTTGGTGGCTGATGATGTCTTTATGCGGGGAATGGTAATATCAGGGGAGGTGGATAAAAAAAGAAACAAAACAGCAGTTAAAAGGCTGCGGGATTATTTAAAGGCAGTGACAGGGCATCCGCAATTGGAAACGGTGATCATTCCCTTTAGCGACGGGTTGGCGTTGAGTTATAAAAAATAAAAGGGGCTAAAATGCTTTACTGATGGGAACTAGATGATTTTACAAACATGTTATCGGTTTCTTATATGTTGATTAATTAAATAAACTAAATTATAATTATTGTCGAATACCTATTTAAAGTGTCGTTTTTAGGTATTATTCCGGCAAGAACAGACACTGCCGGGAAAAATAACAAAATATAGTATTTTAAGGGGGGTATCTTAGTTGTTTTTGACGGTCTTTATTTATCTATCCATTATTGCATTTGTAGGCTTATCTTTATACAAAGCCTACCAGTTTTCTAAAATGCCTATGCATGGGCGCTGGGAACTGTATCCGGTGCCAAAGGAGCCTGACGGAAAAGGTCATTATGGCGGTTCTTACTATGAGGATTTAGAGTGGTGGAATAAGCCCAGGAGAGTTTCCTATGTTGGCGAACTAGTGGACATGGCCAAAGAAATGCTCTTCATCAAAAACTTGTTTGTTAACCAAAGGCGTCAATGGTGGATTTGCTATGCAATGCACCTAGGTATTTACCTGCTGGTTTTATGGGCAGTTATGCTCTTGGTGGGTGCCATTACCATACTGTCCGGCGGTGCTGTGGCAGCCGATGCCGGTAGCTGGGGTGCCCTGGTATACTACGTAACATTTCTTTCCGGTGCTGCCGGTGCTATTTTATTGGCGGTGGGCTCCATCGGTATGTACCTGAAGAGAAGCTTTAGTGAAACCTTAAACAAATACACCACTCCACTGGAGTATTTTAACCTGTTCTTCCTGTTTGTTGTGGCACTGTCCGGTATAATAGTATGGGCCGGAGATATTGGTTTCAATTATGGTAGGGAAATTATGGTGGCACTGCTCACATTCTCTCCCATCCAGGCTGATCTTGCACTGACTGTTCATATTTTGCTGTTAGGTGCAGTAATGATTTACATTCCGCAAACCAAGATGAGCCATTATGTGGGCAAATACTTTGCTTTCCACAAGGTGCTGTGGGAAAATGAACCTAACTTGAGAAACTCTAAGATGGAACGTATCGTTAAAGAGGCTCTTAGCTATAAGCCCAAGGCATCCTGGTCTGCACCGCACATAAACCCGGGTGCTGCTGCTAAAAAAGATTAATTATACTATCTGGATTGGAGGATAGATACTAAATGAAACCACAAGATTTTGGTAAGCCCTCTGAGCAGTTGTTTAAGCTGGACAAGCTGATGCCACTGCCGGCACCTTACGATAAACCGGGAATGGAACCGGACTTTAAAGAGTTAAGGGATTCATGGAAAGAAGGATATTGCTCTACCTTAGATGGTTTTGTAGGAAACGATACACTGGTGAGGCCGAAAACCAAAGAGGAAGAGGATGAAATGGTGAAGAAGTTTCTCAGCGGCCTTGAGAAGCTGTTTTCTGATGAAACTAACCGTGTTTACTTACAACCTTTGGCCTTGTCCTTTGAATACTGTGCTAAGTGCAATACCTGCTCTGAAGCCTGTCATGTTTTCAAGGCCAGCGGTGGTGTAGAAGCCTACAGGCCAATTTTCCGTTCAGAGGTATTGCGCAGCATTTATAGAAAGCATAAGCAGGGTGGAAGTCTTATCAGCAGGTTTATTGGCGGAGATATTGACATTAACTATGAGACCGTTATGCGTTTGGGCGAACTGGCATACCGCTGTAACCTCTGCCGTCGTTGTGCTCAAACCTGTCCACTGGGATTGGATAATGGTTTATTAACAAGGGAAATCAGAAAAATATTCAGTATGGAAATGGGTATTGCTCCTAAACCGCTTCATGAGAGTGGTACAGTAAAACAACTAGAGACCGGCTCCAGCACAGGCATTACCAAAGAGGCATTTATGGACCTAATTGAATTCATGGAAGAAGATATTGAAGAAAGAACCGGCAAGAAATATAAGGTACCGGTGGACAAAAAGGGTGCAGATATTCTCTTGGTACACAACGCCGGTGAGTACATGGCATGGCCGGAAAACCCAGCAGCCTTTACCATCATTTTTGAAGAAGCCGGCTTAGATTGGACGCTAAGCAGTGACATGATCGGCTATGACAACGTTAACTACGGTCTCTTTTACGATGATGCCCAAGGAAGAAAAATTGGGGCGGCTCAATTAAAAGCTGCTAAGGAGCTTGGGGTTAGAAGAATAGTTCAAGCTGAATGTGGACACGCCCACAAAGCTTCCTTGGTAAGTATGGACCGCATTATGGTTGGGGAGGACAACATCCCCCGCGAAAGTTTCTTGCCGCTATTGGCTGACTTAATTAAGAAAAATGTGTTTAAATTGGACCCCACGAGAAATAACTTCCCTGTTACCTTGCACGACCCTTGTAACATGGCGCGTATGATGGGAATTATAAAGCCCCAGCGGGAAATATTAAAGGCTATAGCTCCCCAGTTTAGGGAAATGACTCCTCATGGGGTAAACAATTATTGCTGTGGTGGTGGCAGTGGTTTTGCCATCATGAACTCCTTTAACTTCACAGATTTTAGAAACAAGGTATCCAGCAGAATGAAATTTAAGCAAATACTGGAGGCATTCCAGGATTCCATTGAAGATGTGGAAACTCCCAAATATGTGGTTGCACCTTGTTCGAACTGTAAAGGTGCCATCAGGGACATCCTGGCATATTACCAAGCCACTGCTAAATTCAATGTGCATTACGGTGGCCTGGTTGAGCTAGTGGTAAATGCCATGGTAGACCTGGATAAGCCATTCTTGGAATTCTTACTGGACGATGAAGATATGATGTTTTAAAATTAACTGACTATTTTACAAATGTGCCCGGGCTTAATGCCTGGGCCTTTTATTGCTTATTGCAGTATGGCCCCTGGATTTTCTACGGCTGATGTAAGATTATGGGCCAGTTCCAGCAGCTCTTGGGCAGAGTCAAGCAAAGGGAATGCCTTATTGTGGCCAAGGGCTGTACAAATAAAAGGAAAAGCAGAAAAGTAAATGTCTGCCAGCCGCACCAGTAGCATAGAGGCTGCCACCAATTCTTCTTCATCTAATGCTGAATAGATGGTCTCAATTAGTTCGCCCATGGCTACAAAATAAGTGTGGTACCTTAAATGCAGTTGATTGACTGACATATCCGGGTTTATATTAAAGAAGTTCATTAGGTGATAAATATAGTCATGATAGTACCTTTCGCCCATGGCTATATATCGTATTCTGGGGTTGGCTCTATGGCCGGCAATGGCCAGGGCATCACTGAGGTGGTAATATGCTTCCCTGTTTTCTTTGGGATCCTTTATACTAAGGTTTTCAGCTATAATTAAACTGGCCTTGATTTCAAAGTCGGCTTGTTTATCAATAGTATCATATTCCTCCTGACAGATGCTTTGGCTGCAGCTATAGCTTGTTGTTTTGATACCGAATTGTCTTTCCCTTTCTTTTTTTACAGCTAAATCCATGGCTTCGGAATTATAAAACTTCTCAATACGTTCAGTTACTTCTTTATAAGGAAGCTGAAATTGCTGCAGATATAAAAACTCCATCCCGCTTATAACGGCATTTTCAAATCGTTCTCCGGACTTATCCAGTTTGTTAGACAAGTGTATGTTTAAAGAAATGGTTTTTTGTTCTCGCCAGCCGGGGTTTGTTTTTTCCAGTATTTTGTAAACATATTCTTGGGTTAAGAGCCAAAAGGCAGCTTTTCGCGTAACATCAACTACAATTAAAAATACCGGTATTTTAACTTCATGGTAGTAATATGACAGTAAGTTTGTTTCCATTGGAATACTTAAATAATCACGACCGTACGATGGTTTCTTTGTACCTTTAACATTTACTCCGAAAAACACCCCGGTGGATTTGTTGTTTTTCATAATTTCAATATTATAATCAATGGCGTAATCTGGGCATTTTTCCCGTGGAACCCATGAGTTAGGGAGAGCACCAAGAAAAATCCTGTGTGCCAGGGTAGAAGTTAATTGTGCATTTCCTGAGGGTTCACCTGTCATTTGGTCTGCATAATCCACAATACGACACGTCACATCGCAACCCCCCTTGGATATAGCGAATGGTAAAAGAAATAGATTTACGCTAAAACTATAATGCGATATCGCTATACCTATCTTGTAGCAATAATAACAAAGTATAGTGGTAATTGTAAAGTGTTTTCTGAATAATATTATAATTTTTTAAACTACCTCAATGTGACATGTGTATTATTGTGGCAAAAGAAACTTATAACTAACTTAATGAACTATCACCATGAAGCCATTTTCAAACTCTTTACTAATCCTATTCATAATATCGTTGGGAAGCAGAATACAACTGTAGGCCCTGGGCAGCGATAACCGGCGGTGGTTATCTTCCTGGGAATGGGTTGTGGCGTGTAACAGTATATCGGTATTCAGTTTCACCCAGGGTAAACTTTCTTTATTATCATGGGCAATGGCTCTTCCCCGGCCGCTTTCGTACATGGTTACCCGGGGTAATTTATCAAGCTCCCCGGTGAACCAAGCTTCTGCCTGGCCTAACTCTTTCTTACCTTCCATCAACCAGACCAAACAGGGGTTACCTGCCTTTATCTCTAACCACCGCTGGTTTCCGATGTTGGTGGTTTTAAAAGATAAATGAAAATCAATTTTTTCCTGGTAAATAGAGGTGATGCGGGCTTTAATTTGATACTGGGTATTTGGCGAAAGAATTCTCCGTGGCTTATACTGCAGGGTGTACTTATCTATTTGTATTTCCCCGTCTAAATTGCCGGTTACTGCTGCTTCTTTAATGGGTTGGTTGGTGGTGATTTTTATGGTCCTGCTTAACCATAGGCTATTGTCCCCTCCCCTGGGATAGGTTTCGGTCACTTTAAACTGTGGTGCAGTGGTAAAGGATGCTTGATATTCTTTATTGCTGGTTAGACGGTATTTGCTTTTTATACCCGGTTTAACAGTAATCTTGTAAATTTTTTGATATTGCAGCTGCTCATCCGGTATAAACTGCCAACGGGAGCTGTCATTTTCTAAAGGATAAAATTTACCTTCAGCATCTATGGTAACCATTTCGTTAAGGCTCTTTTGTTCTATTGGGGTATTAAAGGTGAGTGTAATCGGTCCCTTGGTAGGTGCATTTTTCTCCGGATATATTGACACCAATTCAGGTATAACTTCGCTCAATACAGTTCCCTTTTTTGTAACGGTAAAGGGCGGTATTAAAGCTTTGGCCTTTTTAAATGAGTAATGGTATTTTATTCCCCGCGGATAATCTTCATTAATTAGAACCTTTAAATGAAAGGGTGATTGCCAGCTGTATGAGTAATTAACCCCTTTGCCCGGTATTTCAGAGGTAATGGTGAAGCCTTCCATTGCCTTGCTGCCCATGGGTGATAAAAAATAGTATTCTAGACTAATTTGATCAGCACTGACCCGCTCAGTCTTTACCCAAACCAAATGGCCCATTATTAGCCATAGGGTAAGCATTGATACTATAGCAAGGGCATATAGTTTCATTTGCCTAAAGGTAATATGTAAAGCCATTTTTAACCCCCAATTGTTACACCATAAGGGCACACCGTCCCGTATTGACAACCGGCGGGTACGGTCATCTGCCCAAGAAAAAACGGTGTCACAGGCTTTTATATTTTTATTTTTTACTAAGCTTATGACAAGTGGGGTGCTAAAATTACCATGAGAAAAAATGACAAAAGGGCGGTAAATAAATGAAGCCACTTTGATAATGGCGGTTTTACAACATTTGTTAAAATATGACGCTTATTGTCGCCTGCATGACTTAAATACCTTATTAGTATATGTTATCATTATTAGTATATGTTATCATTTAACTGCTATCAGAGATGTTCTCGACTTGTGATTTTTTTCCATACCAAGGGGCAAAAGGGGAGAAAAAAGATTGGAAAATCCTAAAATGACCGGCGTGAGGCAAATTTGGGGCAGTCTTAAGTTCAGGTTGATTTTTACCTTTTTAGCGGTGGCTTTAATACCTTTAATTGGAGCCTCATACTACAGCGTAACTAAATCTGAAGAAGTTTTGCAACAGCAGTTCGAAGCTCAAACCCAACGCCTATTGGAAACAAACTTAAGGGATGTTCTTACCGCCGAGCGAAATTTAATAGTGGAATTGTCTAAAAACCCATACATTACAGCAATGGACTACACCTTATCTGAGCCATATTTCCAGGGTTTTTTAAAAGACAACCCACAATACTCACACCTGCTGATTTGTGATTCAGAAGGCGTTGAAATAGCTCACTCTGAAGGGGAAGAGCATCACGGGGTTAGTATAGCGGACCGTGACTATTTTTATGTGCCCTGGGAGACCGGTGAACCGGTAATATCCGAGGCCACCTTTTCCCGAAGCACCGGCAGAAAAATTATTGGCTTGGGTGTACCGATATTCAATAATGACAATGAAAAGGTTGGCGTGCTGGTAGGATTTATTAAATTGGGGCATATTTCAGCAAGCATCAGCCAAAACAGTGTTACAGAGTCCGGTTATTCATTTATGGTTAACAAAGAAGGGTTTTATATCAGTCACCCCGATGAAAATAAGCTCTTGGTGGAAAATCCTTTCACCGATGCCAGTGATGACCGATTCAGAGAAGTGGCTGAAAAAATGATTGATCAGCAAACCGGTTTAGATCAAGTGCTTATCGACGGTGAAGAGATGGTAATTGCTTACGGCCCTGCCGGGTTAAACAACTGGTCCTTGGCCATGGTCAGCCCCGCAAGTGAAGTGTACGCAGTGGCCAACGGGTTAAAGGTGGATACATATAAAATACTGGCTTTAATTGCAGTATTGGTATTGGCGGTTGTAATGGTAGTTACCGGCAGAATAATGAAGCCAATTAATAGTTATATGCATTTAATTAATCAACGGGATTTTTCAAAGAGTATCCATGGCAGCGATGAATTGGGCCAGGCCTTTAATAAAATGGCGACTGAAATTAAAGGTTTGCTATCTAATATTAGCGGCGGCATTGACAATTTAAACACAGCATCTAACCAATTTAAAGAAGTATCGGTGCACTCTGCAGACGCCGCCAATGATGTTGCCTCTAAAGTTCAACAAATTGCTGAAGCTTCATTAACACAGCAGGAAAAAGTGCAAGAGGTATATACCTTTATTCATAATCTTAATGAACAGATTGTTAAAATTAAGGATGATTTAGATCTTACCAAAGATAATTCGGAGCATGCCTATTCATCTGCCCGTGATGGCCAGCAGTTGGTGGAAGCGATGGCTGTTTCCATTGATACCTTAGGGCGCAAAACCAATGAAATCAACAGTATTGTTGAAACCATCAGTAACATTGCAGAGCAGACAAACCTGTTGGCACTGAATGCAGCCATAGAAGCTGCCCGTGCCGGAGACCAGGGCAGAGGTTTTGCGGTGGTTGCTGAAGAGGTGAGGAAACTGGCTTCCCAAAGTGCTGAAGCCACCACTGAAATAAGTTCACTTTTACAAGAGATTAAAGCAGACGTTGGTAATGTGGTTAAGTTGGCAACCGCCGACAGCAGTGCAAATAACGTAGTAAAAGCCTTTGAAGAAATTCTGGATAAAACTCGGCTGGTATCTGATAATGTTCTTTCGGTGGTATCCGAGGCCCACGCCATTGAAAGGGAAAGCGAAGCCATTAAGTCAGAAATTAGTGCCGTTGCGGAATTGGCAGCAAACACCGCAGAGAGCGTGGAGGGCATAGCGGCCTATACCGAGGAACAGTCGGCCACCGTTGAAGAATTGTCCAGCTCTGCCGAGGAACTAAATGTCATGGCAGATAAGATGAAAAGTGTGGTTGATAAATTCAAATATTAAATCAGTAGAAAATAGAAATATATACTTGACACTAAGGTTGCCGTGCACATTTTTCTTGTATGACTGTGAGGGTTAAGAGCTGCTCTTAACCCTTTTTTACGCTTATTACTAGCTGGTTTAGTATATTTGCCGCTTATCTTATTGTCAGTTTTTAATACTTATAAAAGCAATTAAGAAAATAGACACTAGCAATAACACAGCTAAGCTATAAATAATAAGCCGGGTGTAAGCTGTAAGAATTTACAAATTTTGTATAATTCCCTTGACTTGCATTTTTAAAGGTAATACAATGTAAAATGAATTGCATGAAAACAATTGTATCAGTGACAATGAAAGGTGGTGGTCTTTTGCATATTAAAGGTACAGCAAGGCTTGATAGAAGAACTAAAAATCTGGTAAAGCGTCTGCAGCCCGGTGATATTGCAGTGATAAACCACCATGAGCTGGATAAGGTAGCTGCGCAGTCATTGGCCGGTGTTAAGGTTAAAGCTGTAATTAACGCTGCGCCCTCATTAAGTGCAGACTATCCCAACTTAGGTCCTTTAACCCTATTAGATTCTGGGATCCCTTTGATAGATGATGTAGGAGAAGACTTGTTCGAACTATTGGCCGAGGGCGATAAGATTGAGATAATAAATGATGAGATTTACCACGGCGGCAAGCTGATTGCTAAAGGAAAATTGTTAGATAGGGAATATGTTTGTAATGTAATGGAGCAATCTAAAAAGAATGTTAATGCAACACTATATAAATTTGTCCAAAATACGCTTGATTATGCACATAATGAAATAGATTTGATATGTAAAGACTTGCCGATACCCAAGGTTAATGTTGATTTTAATAACCGTCATACGCTAATTGTTGTGCGAGGGCATAATTATAAAGAAGATTTGGCGGCAATTAAATCATATATAGATGAAGTGAAACCCGTTTTAATAGGTGTTGATGGTGGTGCGGATGCACTGCTGGAGTTTGGCCATCAGCCTGACATTATTATTGGCGATATGGACAGCATTAGTAATTCCGCCCTTAAGTGTGGTGCAGAGCTAATTGTTCATGGCTACCCTGATGGACGCGCACCTGGCTTAGAACGGGTTCAAAATTTGGGTTTAAAGGCCCAGGTCTTTGCTGCCCGCGGTACCAGTGAAGATATTGCAATGCTGCTTGCTTACGAAAAGGGAACAGATTTAATAGTTGCTGTGGGTACACATTCAAACATGCTTGAGTTTCTGGAAAAGGGCCGTAAAGGTATGGCCAGTACCTTTTTAGTACGTCTAAAGGTGGGATCAATTCTTGTTGATGCCAAGGGCGTAAATAAATTATATAAAAACCCGTTAAAGGCCAGGTATCTTGCTCAAGTTGTACTGGCAGCCATGGTTCCCTTGGCTGTGGTAATGGTTATTGCCCCTCCCACAAGAGAACTATTAAGACTTATATATATCCAGTTCAGAATTTTATTAGGAATCTAGGGGGCGTTTTAAGTGATAATAGATTTCCGCTATCACGTGGTTACCCTTGTGGCGGTATTTTTAGCACTGGGCATAGGCATTATTATAGGTAGTGCTTTGTTAGGCAGCGAAGCTATTGTGCAACAACAAAGGGAAATGACTGACCGATTAGAAGCACAGCTGCAAGAAATACGCATGGAAAACAAAACGGTGCAGGCCCGTATTAATGAACTTGAGGTTGACGGGACCATACAAAAACAATTTGAAAAACAGGTGCTTCCGGTGCTTGTTTCCGGAAAACTTGCTGAGCAGAATGTGGTAATTATTGAAACCAATAATTATGGAATGAGGGATGAACTGTTAAGTACCTTGGAGATGGCCGGAGCCCAGGTATCATCCGTCACAACCCTGTTAAACGGCTTAAATCCCGGTGCCCAAGGTGATGAATTAAGGTCAAGTCTGGGATTGGAAGAAGGGGATGAAGGCCGGATCACTGAGCAATTGGCCCGGCTCATTGCCGAAGGAATAGTGACAGGGGATAAACAAGCAGCCTTTAATACTTTAGCCCAGTCGGATATGATAAAGAATGTCGGTGAATACGGGGTACCCCTTAATGCGGTGATAATTATCGGCGGAAGCCACGATGAATCCTTGGTAAAAACAGATGTAATAGATAATGTAATGATAAGTTACTTTTTAGACAAGGGCATCCCTGTGTTTGGCTTGGAAGATTCAAATGCAACCATTTCATATATGGAAGAGTATCAAAAGTTTAACATTAGCACCGTTGACAACATAGATACTGTACCTGGCCAACTGGCGCTGGTGATGGCAATGTCCGGAAAATCCGGACACTATGGGGTAAAACCCACAGCCCAGAGGCTGCTGCCCACACTGGAATAACGGGGAGTATTTGTTATGATGGATACAAAAGTTGTGTCGGTGGTTATACCGGCTTATAATGAAGGGACGCGCATTTACCAAACAGTCTTAGGTGCTATCAAAATACCGGAAGTTAATGAAGTGGTGGTTGTGGATGATGCCTCCCAGGATGATACCGCTGTAAAGGCCCAGCAGGCCGGCGCCCGGGTGATTAGGCTAAAGAAGAATCTGGGCAAGGGCGGAGCCTTAACCCGGGGTGTTCAGGAGGCAAGCGGAGATATTATTTTGCTCTTAGACGGTGATTTAGGGGAAACCTCTTATTATGGCCGGGAGCTGCTGCTTCCGGTATTAGAAGGGGCAGCTGATATGACGGTGGCAAAATTTCCGCCGTCAAATAAAAAGG
This genomic interval carries:
- a CDS encoding NAD(P)/FAD-dependent oxidoreductase codes for the protein MPAILGKKIIVVGGGAAGLMAALAAANNGAQVKVLERMNRVGKKILATGNGRCNFTNISSNIERYYHGKNPRFVYGALNKFNVQQTMEYFEYLGIAAKVEEGGKVYPMSDQSSSVLDVLRYQLEKLHVTTVTDAEVENIHVSEGEFIVDTKEKGRFISQRLILATGGKSYPNLGSNGSGYQLAKNLGHRLVEPFPALVQVKLAEKFYKQIKGIKFVGDLEVVVNEKTIIKATGEILFTEYGISGPPVLAVSRKVNEMLRSNKKVYLKPVILKQFTPGQLEQMLLYRFQTQPQKTLAFSFVGLINKQLAPVLLKEAGIKDINKPAGDVTASEIKQIVSILQDWRLKATGTKGWNSAQVTAGGVDVQDVNPKTMESKLVPGLFFAGELLDIDGDCGGFNLQWAWSSGYVAGENAAVL
- a CDS encoding O-methyltransferase: MLKGKLLPQNEEYYLIIEVAMNGLLRDEVIKYIRDLMPPRDELLVNMELEAAQKMVPIVEPEVAQMLYWLALSHNVTRVLEVGTAIGYSTLWLAKAVLPRGGSITTIEINKPRYESAKSNFKRAGVEDDINLIFGDARELIYEMTGPYDFIFLDAAKGKYLDFLEQCINILTPGGLLVADDVFMRGMVISGEVDKKRNKTAVKRLRDYLKAVTGHPQLETVIIPFSDGLALSYKK
- a CDS encoding nitrate reductase gamma subunit, whose protein sequence is MFLTVFIYLSIIAFVGLSLYKAYQFSKMPMHGRWELYPVPKEPDGKGHYGGSYYEDLEWWNKPRRVSYVGELVDMAKEMLFIKNLFVNQRRQWWICYAMHLGIYLLVLWAVMLLVGAITILSGGAVAADAGSWGALVYYVTFLSGAAGAILLAVGSIGMYLKRSFSETLNKYTTPLEYFNLFFLFVVALSGIIVWAGDIGFNYGREIMVALLTFSPIQADLALTVHILLLGAVMIYIPQTKMSHYVGKYFAFHKVLWENEPNLRNSKMERIVKEALSYKPKASWSAPHINPGAAAKKD
- a CDS encoding (Fe-S)-binding protein; this translates as MKPQDFGKPSEQLFKLDKLMPLPAPYDKPGMEPDFKELRDSWKEGYCSTLDGFVGNDTLVRPKTKEEEDEMVKKFLSGLEKLFSDETNRVYLQPLALSFEYCAKCNTCSEACHVFKASGGVEAYRPIFRSEVLRSIYRKHKQGGSLISRFIGGDIDINYETVMRLGELAYRCNLCRRCAQTCPLGLDNGLLTREIRKIFSMEMGIAPKPLHESGTVKQLETGSSTGITKEAFMDLIEFMEEDIEERTGKKYKVPVDKKGADILLVHNAGEYMAWPENPAAFTIIFEEAGLDWTLSSDMIGYDNVNYGLFYDDAQGRKIGAAQLKAAKELGVRRIVQAECGHAHKASLVSMDRIMVGEDNIPRESFLPLLADLIKKNVFKLDPTRNNFPVTLHDPCNMARMMGIIKPQREILKAIAPQFREMTPHGVNNYCCGGGSGFAIMNSFNFTDFRNKVSSRMKFKQILEAFQDSIEDVETPKYVVAPCSNCKGAIRDILAYYQATAKFNVHYGGLVELVVNAMVDLDKPFLEFLLDDEDMMF
- a CDS encoding DUF4365 domain-containing protein, which translates into the protein MTCRIVDYADQMTGEPSGNAQLTSTLAHRIFLGALPNSWVPREKCPDYAIDYNIEIMKNNKSTGVFFGVNVKGTKKPSYGRDYLSIPMETNLLSYYYHEVKIPVFLIVVDVTRKAAFWLLTQEYVYKILEKTNPGWREQKTISLNIHLSNKLDKSGERFENAVISGMEFLYLQQFQLPYKEVTERIEKFYNSEAMDLAVKKERERQFGIKTTSYSCSQSICQEEYDTIDKQADFEIKASLIIAENLSIKDPKENREAYYHLSDALAIAGHRANPRIRYIAMGERYYHDYIYHLMNFFNINPDMSVNQLHLRYHTYFVAMGELIETIYSALDEEELVAASMLLVRLADIYFSAFPFICTALGHNKAFPLLDSAQELLELAHNLTSAVENPGAILQ
- a CDS encoding Ig-like domain-containing protein; this translates as MALHITFRQMKLYALAIVSMLTLWLIMGHLVWVKTERVSADQISLEYYFLSPMGSKAMEGFTITSEIPGKGVNYSYSWQSPFHLKVLINEDYPRGIKYHYSFKKAKALIPPFTVTKKGTVLSEVIPELVSIYPEKNAPTKGPITLTFNTPIEQKSLNEMVTIDAEGKFYPLENDSSRWQFIPDEQLQYQKIYKITVKPGIKSKYRLTSNKEYQASFTTAPQFKVTETYPRGGDNSLWLSRTIKITTNQPIKEAAVTGNLDGEIQIDKYTLQYKPRRILSPNTQYQIKARITSIYQEKIDFHLSFKTTNIGNQRWLEIKAGNPCLVWLMEGKKELGQAEAWFTGELDKLPRVTMYESGRGRAIAHDNKESLPWVKLNTDILLHATTHSQEDNHRRLSLPRAYSCILLPNDIMNRISKEFENGFMVIVH